The Shewanella sp. NFH-SH190041 genome has a window encoding:
- the rpoC gene encoding DNA-directed RNA polymerase subunit beta': MKDLLKFLKQQSKTEEFNGIKIGLASPDLIRSWSFGEVKKPETINYRTFKPEREGLFCARIFGPVKDYECLCGKYKRLKHRGVICEKCGVEVTQTKVRRERMGHIELASPVAHIWFLKSLPSRIGLMLDMTLRDIERVLYFESFVVIEPGMTSLERGQMLTEENYLDALEEYGDEFEAKMGAEAVLELLKAIDLEKEIEQMREELPSINSETRRKKVTKRLKLMEAFYNSGNKPEWMILKVLPVLPPDLRPLVPLDGGRFATSDLNDLYRRVINRNNRLKRLLDLAAPDIIVRNEKRMLQESVDALLDNGRRGRAITGSNKRPLKSLADMIKGKQGRFRQNLLGKRVDYSGRSVITVGPYLRLHQCGLPKKMALELFKPFIYGKLEGRGLATTIKAAKKMVEREVAEVWDVLDEVIREHPVLLNRAPTLHRLGIQAFEPILIEGKAIQLHPLVCAAYNADFDGDQMAVHLPLTLEAQLEARALMMSTNNILSPANGEPIIVPSQDVVLGLYYTSREKVNGKGEGMAFESVAEAEKAYRTGAAELHSRVKVRITETHIGENGERTKVRRIVDTTVGRALLSTILPAGMSFDLVNQDMGKKQISKLLNTCYRQLGLKDTVIFADQLMYTGFQYATISGTSVGINDMEVPELKYSLVKEAEEEVLEIQEQFQSGLVTAGERYNKVIDIWARTNEKVSKAMMENLSTETVINRDGEEEKQKSFNSIYMMADSGARGSAAQIRQLAGMRGLMAKPDGSIIETPIVANFREGLNVLQYFISTHGARKGLADTALKTANSGYLTRRLVDVAQDLVVVEDDCGTHEGLIMKPLIEGGDVVEPLRERVLGRVVAEDVYYPGTKEVLAPRSTLLDEAWCDKLEEHSVDEVKVRSVIGCQTDFGVCAYCYGRDLARGHLINHGEAIGVVAAQSIGEPGTQLTMRTFHIGGAASRASAENNVQVKNPGTLKLHNAKHVTNSDGKLVIVSRSSELAIIDDLGREKERYKVPYGTVLECLEDQAIEAGKIIANWDPHTHPIISEVAGYVKFQDMIDGVTMTTQTDELTGLSSIVVLDVGQRTTAGKEMRPMIRLVDADGNDLMIPGTEVPAQYFLPGHAIVNLADNAQIRVGDALARIPQESSKTRDITGGLPRVADLFEARKPKEPAILAEISGTISFGKETKGKRRLVITPNEGGNAYEEMIPKWRNLNVFEGEKVERGEVIADGPEAAHDILRLRGIHHVANYIVNEVQDVYRLQGVKINDKHIEVIIRQMLRKCIITEAGDSEFLEGEQVEVARVKIANRELEEQGKMPAKFERELLGITKASLATESFISAASFQETTRVLTEAAVGGKSDNLRGLKENVIVGRLIPAGTGYAYHNKRNQAHGHGESEQSQTITASEAEQNLADLLNMTSN, translated from the coding sequence GTGAAAGACTTATTAAAGTTTCTGAAACAGCAAAGCAAGACCGAAGAGTTTAACGGTATCAAGATCGGCCTGGCGTCGCCTGATCTGATCCGCTCTTGGTCTTTTGGTGAAGTTAAGAAGCCTGAAACCATTAACTACCGTACTTTTAAGCCTGAGCGTGAAGGTCTGTTCTGTGCGCGCATCTTTGGTCCTGTAAAAGACTATGAGTGTCTGTGCGGTAAGTACAAGCGTCTTAAGCACCGCGGTGTAATCTGTGAAAAGTGTGGCGTAGAAGTTACCCAGACTAAAGTACGTCGTGAGCGTATGGGTCACATTGAACTGGCTAGCCCAGTTGCCCACATTTGGTTTCTGAAATCACTGCCATCCCGTATCGGTCTGATGCTGGATATGACCCTGCGCGACATCGAGCGGGTACTGTATTTCGAATCTTTCGTAGTTATCGAGCCAGGCATGACCAGCCTGGAGCGCGGTCAGATGCTGACCGAAGAAAACTACCTGGACGCTCTGGAAGAGTACGGCGATGAGTTCGAAGCCAAGATGGGGGCAGAAGCAGTTCTGGAACTGCTGAAAGCCATCGATCTGGAAAAAGAAATCGAACAAATGCGTGAAGAGTTGCCATCTATCAACTCTGAAACCCGTCGTAAGAAAGTGACCAAGCGTCTGAAGCTGATGGAAGCTTTCTACAACTCCGGCAACAAGCCAGAGTGGATGATCCTGAAAGTGCTGCCTGTACTGCCACCGGATCTGCGTCCACTGGTACCGCTGGACGGCGGTCGTTTCGCGACTTCAGATTTGAACGATCTGTATCGCCGCGTGATCAACCGTAACAACCGTTTGAAGCGTCTGCTGGACTTGGCTGCGCCTGACATCATCGTACGCAACGAAAAGCGTATGCTGCAGGAATCTGTTGATGCCCTGTTGGATAACGGCCGTCGTGGTCGCGCCATCACTGGCTCCAACAAGCGTCCACTGAAGTCTCTGGCTGACATGATCAAAGGTAAGCAGGGTCGTTTCCGTCAGAACCTGCTGGGTAAACGTGTTGACTACTCAGGCCGTTCGGTAATTACCGTAGGTCCATACCTGCGTCTGCACCAGTGTGGTCTGCCTAAGAAGATGGCACTGGAACTGTTCAAGCCATTCATCTACGGTAAGCTGGAAGGTCGCGGTCTGGCGACTACCATCAAAGCTGCCAAGAAGATGGTTGAGCGTGAAGTTGCTGAGGTTTGGGACGTACTGGATGAAGTTATCCGCGAACATCCTGTATTGCTGAACCGTGCACCGACACTGCACCGTCTGGGTATCCAGGCGTTTGAACCTATCCTGATCGAAGGTAAAGCAATCCAGCTGCACCCTCTGGTGTGTGCGGCCTATAATGCTGACTTCGACGGCGACCAGATGGCGGTTCACTTGCCTCTGACGCTGGAAGCTCAGTTAGAAGCGCGCGCCCTGATGATGTCTACCAACAACATCCTGTCGCCAGCGAACGGTGAGCCTATCATCGTACCTTCTCAGGACGTGGTATTGGGTCTGTACTACACCAGCCGTGAAAAAGTAAACGGCAAGGGTGAAGGTATGGCCTTTGAATCTGTGGCTGAAGCTGAAAAAGCTTACCGCACAGGTGCTGCTGAACTGCATTCTCGCGTAAAAGTACGTATTACCGAAACTCACATTGGTGAAAACGGTGAGCGCACTAAAGTACGCCGCATTGTCGACACCACTGTTGGCCGTGCACTGCTGTCTACTATCCTGCCAGCCGGTATGTCATTTGACTTGGTGAACCAGGATATGGGCAAGAAGCAGATCTCTAAGCTGCTGAACACTTGCTACCGTCAGTTGGGTCTGAAAGATACTGTTATCTTCGCTGACCAACTGATGTACACCGGTTTCCAATATGCAACCATTTCCGGTACCTCTGTAGGTATCAACGATATGGAAGTTCCAGAGCTGAAGTACAGCCTGGTGAAGGAAGCTGAAGAAGAAGTCCTGGAAATCCAGGAGCAGTTCCAGTCAGGTCTGGTAACTGCGGGCGAACGCTACAACAAGGTAATCGATATCTGGGCCCGGACTAACGAAAAAGTGTCCAAGGCGATGATGGAAAACCTGTCTACTGAAACCGTGATTAACCGTGACGGCGAAGAAGAGAAGCAGAAGTCCTTCAACAGCATCTATATGATGGCCGACTCAGGCGCACGGGGTAGTGCCGCTCAGATCCGTCAGTTGGCGGGTATGCGTGGTCTGATGGCGAAACCAGATGGTTCGATCATTGAAACGCCAATTGTGGCGAACTTCCGTGAAGGTTTGAACGTACTGCAGTACTTTATCTCTACCCACGGTGCTCGTAAGGGTCTGGCGGATACCGCACTGAAGACTGCGAACTCCGGTTACTTGACTCGTCGTCTGGTTGACGTGGCTCAGGATCTGGTTGTCGTTGAAGATGATTGTGGTACCCACGAAGGTCTGATCATGAAGCCGCTGATTGAAGGTGGTGACGTGGTTGAGCCGCTGCGTGAACGTGTTCTGGGCCGTGTGGTCGCAGAAGATGTTTACTACCCAGGCACAAAAGAGGTTTTGGCACCTCGAAGCACTCTGCTGGATGAAGCATGGTGTGATAAGCTGGAAGAGCACAGCGTAGACGAAGTGAAAGTACGCTCAGTAATCGGTTGTCAAACGGATTTCGGTGTTTGTGCCTATTGTTACGGTCGTGATTTGGCTCGTGGTCACCTGATTAACCACGGTGAAGCAATTGGTGTGGTTGCAGCTCAGTCAATCGGTGAACCTGGTACCCAGCTGACGATGCGGACCTTCCACATCGGTGGTGCGGCATCTCGAGCTTCTGCAGAAAATAATGTCCAGGTGAAAAACCCTGGTACACTTAAACTGCACAATGCTAAGCATGTTACTAACAGTGACGGCAAACTGGTTATTGTATCTCGTTCTTCTGAACTGGCGATTATCGATGATCTGGGTCGTGAAAAAGAGCGTTACAAGGTACCTTACGGTACTGTACTGGAATGCTTGGAAGATCAGGCTATTGAAGCTGGCAAGATCATTGCGAACTGGGATCCACACACTCACCCAATCATCTCTGAGGTGGCGGGTTATGTGAAGTTCCAGGATATGATCGATGGCGTGACCATGACAACTCAAACCGATGAGTTGACTGGTTTGTCTTCTATCGTGGTACTGGACGTAGGTCAGCGTACCACTGCCGGTAAAGAAATGCGTCCTATGATTCGTCTGGTGGATGCTGACGGCAACGATCTGATGATCCCTGGTACTGAAGTACCTGCACAGTACTTCCTGCCTGGTCACGCGATTGTGAACTTGGCCGATAACGCTCAGATCCGTGTGGGTGATGCGCTGGCGCGTATTCCTCAGGAATCTTCTAAGACCCGCGATATTACCGGTGGTCTGCCACGGGTTGCTGACTTGTTCGAAGCGCGTAAGCCAAAAGAACCTGCAATCCTGGCCGAAATCAGCGGTACTATCTCCTTCGGTAAAGAAACCAAAGGTAAGCGTCGTCTGGTAATCACTCCTAACGAAGGCGGCAACGCTTACGAAGAGATGATCCCTAAGTGGCGTAACCTGAACGTGTTCGAAGGTGAAAAAGTTGAGCGTGGTGAAGTGATCGCTGATGGTCCAGAAGCGGCACACGACATCCTGCGTCTGCGTGGTATCCACCATGTGGCTAACTACATCGTGAACGAAGTGCAGGACGTTTACCGTCTGCAGGGCGTGAAGATTAACGACAAGCACATTGAAGTTATCATCCGTCAGATGTTGCGTAAGTGCATCATCACAGAAGCCGGTGACTCTGAGTTCTTGGAAGGCGAACAGGTTGAAGTGGCTCGCGTGAAGATCGCTAACCGCGAACTGGAAGAGCAGGGTAAGATGCCAGCGAAGTTCGAACGCGAACTGCTGGGTATCACCAAAGCCTCTTTGGCAACTGAATCCTTCATTTCTGCGGCATCGTTCCAGGAAACCACTCGCGTACTGACCGAAGCGGCAGTAGGTGGTAAGAGTGATAACCTGCGCGGTCTGAAAGAAAACGTGATCGTGGGTCGTCTGATTCCTGCGGGTACCGGTTATGCTTATCATAATAAGCGTAATCAGGCGCATGGTCATGGTGAGTCAGAGCAGTCCCAGACTATTACTGCCAGCGAAGCTGAGCAGAATCTGGCAGATCTGCTGAATATGACCAGCAACTAG
- the rpoB gene encoding DNA-directed RNA polymerase subunit beta yields the protein MVYSYSEKKRIRKDFGKRPRVLDIPYLLSIQLDSFKTFIDQDPTGERGFEAAFRSVFPIKSFSGNSELQYVSYKLGEPVFDVKECQIRGVTYSAPLRVKLRMVLYDREAAPGTVKDIKEQEVYMGDIPLMTENGTFVINGTERVIVSQLHRSPGVFFDHDRGKTHSSGKVLYNARIIPYRGSWLDFEFDPKDALFVRIDRRRKLPATIILRALNFTTQEILDTFFERIDFKVKKDSLVMELVPERLRGETASFDIKDAEGTVLVEKGRRITARHIRQLERSNTKELEVPVEYITGKVAAQDYIDPDTGEVLVSANSELSLESLAQLSLAGIKEIGTLYINELDHGAYISDTLRIDTTTNRLEALVEIYRMMRPGEPPTKDAAEALFQNLFFSDERYDLSKVGRMKFNRRLEIPDDEGTGVLSNDDIVAVMRKIIEIRNGSDEVDDIDHLGNRRIRSVGEMAENQFRVGLVRVERAVRERLSLGDLNELMPQDLINAKPISAAVKEFFGSSQLSQFMDQNNPLSEVTHKRRISALGPGGLTRERAGFEVRDVHPTHYGRLCPIETPEGPNIGLINSLATFARTNSYGFLETPYRKVIDGVVTEEVEYLSAIEEGRYVVAQANITMDSEGRILDEQVACRHKGESTFMRAADIQYMDVSPQQIISVAASLIPFLEHDDANRALMGANMQRQAVPTLKSEKPLVGTGIERNLAVDSGVVVAAKRGGVIDYVDASRIVVKVNEDELTPGEAGIDIYNLTKYTRSNQNTCINQRPCCSVGDPVVRGDVLADGPSTDLGDLALGQNMRIAFMTWNGYNFEDSILISERVAQEDRFSTIHIQELSCIARDTKLGSEEITADIPNVGESALSKLDESGIVYIGAEVKGGDILVGKVTPKGETQLTPEEKLLRAIFGEKASDVKDSSLRVPNSVKGTVIDVQVFTRDGVEKDKRALEIEEMHIAQARKDLTEEFKILEEGIFGRARNLLVNAGYSEAQLAEIARKEFLVQVIDDEVKQTELEQLAEQHEELKADFDKKFEIKRRKITQGDDLAPGVLKIVKVYLAVKRTIQPGDKMAGRHGNKGVISKICPIEDMPYDENGNPVDIVLNPLGVPSRMNIGQVLEVHLGAAAKGIGNRINTMLEEQRELAELRDYIKQAYELGDGLQQKVDIDSFTDDEVMRLAKHLKDGLPVATPAFDGAKEKEIKQMLELAGLPTSGQLKLFDGRTGNQFEREVTVGYMYMLKLNHLVDDKMHARSTGSYSLVTQQPLGGKAQFGGQRFGEMEVWALEAYGAAYTLQEMLTVKSDDVNGRTQMYKNIVDGNHQMQPGMPESFNVLLKEIRSLGINIELDEE from the coding sequence ATGGTTTACTCCTATTCTGAAAAGAAGCGTATTCGTAAAGACTTTGGTAAGCGTCCACGCGTACTGGACATTCCTTACCTATTGTCTATTCAATTAGACTCTTTCAAGACATTCATCGATCAAGACCCTACCGGTGAGCGTGGCTTTGAAGCTGCCTTCCGTAGCGTTTTTCCCATCAAGAGCTTTTCCGGTAACTCCGAGCTGCAATACGTAAGCTACAAGCTGGGCGAGCCTGTCTTTGATGTGAAAGAGTGTCAAATCCGCGGTGTTACTTATTCCGCACCACTGCGCGTAAAACTGCGCATGGTACTGTATGACCGTGAAGCAGCGCCTGGCACTGTAAAAGACATTAAAGAGCAAGAAGTCTACATGGGGGATATCCCTCTGATGACTGAAAACGGTACCTTTGTGATCAATGGTACTGAGCGGGTAATTGTATCTCAGTTACACCGTAGCCCTGGTGTGTTCTTCGACCACGACCGTGGTAAGACTCACTCATCAGGTAAAGTGCTGTATAACGCACGTATTATTCCTTACCGTGGTTCATGGCTGGACTTTGAGTTCGATCCTAAGGACGCTTTGTTCGTTCGTATCGACCGTCGTCGTAAACTGCCTGCAACCATCATCCTTCGCGCGCTGAACTTCACAACCCAGGAAATTCTGGATACTTTCTTTGAACGTATTGACTTCAAAGTGAAGAAAGATTCCTTGGTAATGGAACTGGTTCCTGAGCGTCTGCGTGGTGAAACTGCCAGCTTTGACATCAAAGATGCAGAAGGTACTGTATTGGTTGAAAAAGGCCGTCGTATCACTGCACGTCATATCCGTCAGCTGGAGCGCAGTAACACGAAAGAGCTGGAAGTACCTGTTGAGTACATTACCGGCAAAGTGGCTGCACAAGATTACATCGATCCTGATACCGGTGAAGTACTGGTTAGCGCCAATAGCGAACTGAGCCTGGAATCTCTGGCCCAGCTGTCTCTGGCCGGCATCAAGGAAATCGGTACTCTGTACATCAATGAGCTGGACCACGGTGCCTATATTTCTGACACCCTGCGTATCGATACCACCACCAACCGTTTGGAAGCGCTGGTTGAGATCTATCGTATGATGCGTCCAGGCGAGCCACCAACCAAGGATGCCGCCGAAGCTCTGTTCCAAAACCTGTTCTTCAGTGATGAGCGTTACGACCTGTCTAAGGTTGGTCGCATGAAGTTCAACCGTCGTCTGGAAATCCCAGATGATGAAGGTACTGGTGTACTGAGCAATGACGATATCGTTGCGGTAATGCGCAAGATCATCGAGATCCGTAATGGTTCTGATGAAGTTGATGATATCGATCACCTGGGTAACCGCCGTATTCGCTCTGTGGGCGAAATGGCTGAAAACCAATTCCGTGTTGGTCTGGTACGTGTTGAGCGCGCCGTTCGTGAACGTCTGTCTCTGGGCGATCTGAACGAGCTGATGCCACAGGACCTGATCAATGCCAAGCCAATTTCTGCGGCAGTAAAAGAGTTCTTCGGTTCTTCTCAGCTGTCTCAGTTTATGGATCAGAACAACCCGCTGTCAGAAGTGACCCACAAGCGTCGTATTTCTGCCTTGGGTCCAGGCGGTTTGACCCGTGAGCGTGCCGGCTTCGAAGTGCGAGACGTGCATCCAACTCACTATGGTCGTCTGTGTCCAATTGAGACCCCTGAAGGTCCAAACATTGGTCTGATTAACTCGCTGGCAACTTTCGCCCGCACCAACTCTTACGGTTTCCTGGAAACACCATACCGTAAAGTGATTGATGGTGTGGTGACCGAAGAGGTTGAATACCTGTCTGCCATCGAAGAAGGCCGCTATGTAGTAGCACAGGCCAACATCACCATGGACAGCGAAGGTCGCATTCTGGACGAGCAAGTTGCTTGCCGTCACAAGGGTGAATCTACCTTTATGCGTGCCGCTGATATCCAGTATATGGACGTATCGCCACAACAGATTATTTCTGTTGCAGCATCTTTGATTCCATTCTTGGAACACGATGACGCGAACCGTGCATTGATGGGTGCGAACATGCAACGTCAGGCCGTACCAACATTGAAGTCTGAAAAGCCTTTAGTTGGTACTGGTATTGAACGTAACCTGGCTGTGGACTCTGGCGTGGTTGTGGCTGCCAAGCGTGGCGGTGTAATCGACTATGTTGATGCTAGCCGTATCGTGGTTAAGGTTAACGAAGATGAGCTGACACCAGGCGAAGCTGGTATCGACATCTACAACCTGACCAAGTACACCCGTTCTAACCAGAACACCTGTATTAACCAGCGTCCATGCTGCTCAGTAGGCGATCCAGTTGTACGTGGTGACGTACTGGCTGACGGTCCATCTACCGACTTGGGTGATCTGGCTCTGGGTCAAAACATGCGTATCGCATTTATGACTTGGAACGGTTACAACTTCGAAGACTCGATTTTGATCTCTGAGCGCGTAGCGCAGGAAGATCGTTTCAGTACTATCCACATTCAGGAACTGTCTTGTATCGCTCGTGATACCAAGCTGGGTTCTGAAGAGATCACTGCTGATATCCCTAACGTAGGTGAGTCTGCGCTGTCCAAGCTGGACGAGTCCGGTATTGTTTACATCGGTGCTGAAGTGAAAGGCGGCGACATTCTGGTTGGTAAGGTAACACCTAAAGGTGAAACCCAGCTGACACCAGAAGAGAAACTGCTGCGTGCCATCTTTGGTGAAAAAGCCTCTGATGTGAAAGACAGCTCTTTGCGCGTACCTAACTCTGTGAAGGGTACCGTAATCGATGTGCAAGTATTTACCCGTGACGGCGTTGAGAAAGACAAGCGCGCACTGGAAATTGAAGAAATGCACATTGCTCAGGCTCGTAAGGACCTGACTGAAGAGTTCAAGATCCTGGAAGAAGGTATCTTCGGCCGTGCGCGTAACTTACTGGTTAATGCCGGTTATAGCGAAGCACAGCTGGCTGAGATTGCTCGCAAAGAATTTTTAGTTCAGGTGATTGACGATGAAGTTAAGCAAACTGAACTGGAACAGCTGGCCGAACAGCACGAAGAGCTGAAAGCAGACTTTGATAAGAAGTTTGAAATCAAGCGTCGTAAGATTACCCAAGGTGATGATCTGGCTCCTGGTGTACTGAAAATTGTTAAGGTTTACCTGGCAGTTAAACGTACTATCCAGCCTGGTGATAAGATGGCGGGTCGTCACGGTAACAAGGGTGTGATCTCTAAGATCTGTCCTATCGAAGACATGCCATACGATGAGAACGGCAACCCTGTTGACATCGTATTGAACCCTCTGGGTGTACCATCCCGTATGAACATCGGTCAGGTACTGGAAGTTCACTTGGGTGCGGCAGCTAAAGGCATTGGTAACCGTATCAACACCATGCTGGAAGAGCAGCGTGAACTGGCTGAACTGCGTGATTATATCAAGCAGGCATATGAGCTGGGTGACGGTCTGCAGCAGAAAGTGGATATCGACTCCTTCACTGATGATGAAGTGATGCGTCTGGCTAAGCACCTGAAAGATGGTCTGCCAGTTGCCACGCCAGCGTTTGACGGTGCCAAAGAGAAAGAGATCAAGCAGATGCTTGAACTTGCCGGCCTGCCAACCTCTGGTCAGTTGAAACTGTTTGATGGTCGCACCGGTAACCAATTTGAGCGTGAAGTAACCGTTGGTTACATGTACATGCTTAAGCTGAACCACTTGGTAGATGACAAGATGCACGCCCGTTCTACCGGTTCGTACAGCTTGGTGACCCAGCAGCCATTGGGCGGTAAAGCACAGTTCGGTGGTCAGCGTTTCGGTGAGATGGAAGTGTGGGCCCTGGAGGCATACGGCGCAGCCTATACCCTGCAGGAAATGCTCACAGTGAAGTCTGACGATGTGAACGGCCGTACCCAGATGTATAAGAACATCGTGGATGGCAACCATCAGATGCAGCCTGGCATGCCAGAGTCCTTCAACGTATTGCTGAAAGAAATCCGCTCACTCGGTATCAATATCGAGCTGGACGAAGAGTAA
- the rplL gene encoding 50S ribosomal protein L7/L12, producing MSITKDQMLEAFAAMSVMEVVELIEAMEEKFGVSAAAAVVAGGAETAAAEEKTEFDVVMTGHGDNKVAVIKALRGATGLGLKEAKAMAESAPVAVKEAISKEEAEALKTELEAAGASVEIK from the coding sequence ATGTCTATCACTAAAGACCAAATGTTAGAAGCCTTTGCAGCAATGTCTGTAATGGAAGTTGTTGAACTGATCGAAGCTATGGAAGAGAAGTTCGGTGTTTCTGCTGCTGCTGCAGTAGTTGCTGGCGGTGCTGAGACTGCTGCTGCTGAAGAAAAGACTGAGTTTGACGTAGTTATGACTGGTCACGGCGACAACAAAGTAGCTGTTATTAAAGCTCTGCGTGGCGCTACCGGTCTGGGCCTGAAAGAAGCCAAAGCTATGGCTGAATCTGCTCCTGTAGCAGTTAAAGAAGCTATCTCTAAAGAAGAAGCTGAAGCTCTGAAAACTGAGCTGGAAGCGGCTGGTGCTTCTGTAGAGATCAAGTAA
- the rplJ gene encoding 50S ribosomal protein L10 produces the protein MALRLEDKKAIVAEVSEAAKGALSAVVADSRGVTVGAMTALRKAARANGVYVKVVRNTLARRAVEGSSFECLNEVFTGPTLIAFSNEHPGAAARLLKDFAKEQAEFEVKGAAFEGEFIPAAQIDRLAKLPTYEEALAQLMMTLKEASAAKFVRTLAALRDQKEAA, from the coding sequence ATGGCATTAAGACTCGAAGACAAGAAAGCAATTGTTGCTGAAGTCAGCGAAGCTGCCAAAGGTGCACTGTCTGCAGTAGTAGCCGATTCTCGCGGTGTTACTGTAGGCGCCATGACTGCCCTGCGTAAAGCTGCCCGCGCCAACGGTGTATACGTAAAAGTTGTACGTAACACTCTGGCTCGTCGCGCAGTTGAAGGTAGCTCTTTTGAGTGCCTGAACGAGGTGTTCACTGGCCCAACTTTAATCGCTTTCTCTAACGAGCACCCAGGTGCTGCAGCTCGTCTGTTAAAAGACTTTGCTAAAGAGCAAGCCGAATTTGAAGTTAAAGGTGCAGCTTTTGAAGGGGAATTTATCCCTGCAGCTCAGATCGATCGTTTGGCAAAACTGCCAACTTACGAAGAAGCACTGGCCCAGCTGATGATGACTCTGAAAGAGGCATCAGCTGCCAAGTTTGTTCGTACTCTGGCCGCCCTGCGCGATCAAAAAGAAGCCGCTTAA
- the rplA gene encoding 50S ribosomal protein L1 yields the protein MAKLTKRMRVIREKVDGTKSYEINEAVALLKELATAKFVESVDVAVNLGVDPRKSDQNVRGATVLPHGTGREVRVAVFTQGANAEAAKEAGAELVGMDELAAQVKAGEMNFDVVIASPDAMRVVGQLGQILGPRGLMPNPKTGTVTPNVAEAVKNAKAGQVRYRNDKNGIIHTTIGKVDFETAQLKENLEALLTALKKAKPAAAKGVYVKKVTISTTMGAGVVVDQNTLEAAN from the coding sequence ATGGCTAAGCTGACTAAACGCATGCGCGTAATCCGTGAGAAAGTAGACGGAACCAAGAGCTACGAAATCAACGAAGCTGTTGCTCTGCTGAAAGAACTGGCTACTGCTAAGTTCGTTGAAAGTGTTGATGTTGCTGTAAACCTGGGCGTTGATCCTCGTAAATCTGATCAAAACGTTCGTGGTGCAACTGTTCTGCCTCACGGTACTGGTCGTGAAGTGCGTGTTGCTGTGTTCACCCAAGGTGCAAATGCCGAAGCTGCTAAAGAAGCGGGTGCAGAGCTAGTTGGTATGGACGAGCTGGCTGCACAAGTTAAAGCTGGTGAAATGAACTTCGACGTAGTAATTGCTTCTCCAGATGCAATGCGCGTTGTTGGTCAACTGGGTCAGATCCTGGGGCCACGCGGCCTGATGCCTAACCCTAAGACCGGTACTGTAACGCCTAACGTTGCTGAAGCTGTTAAGAACGCTAAAGCAGGTCAGGTTCGTTACCGTAACGACAAGAACGGTATCATCCATACCACTATCGGTAAGGTTGATTTCGAAACTGCTCAATTGAAAGAAAACCTGGAAGCTCTGCTGACTGCTCTGAAAAAGGCTAAGCCAGCTGCTGCTAAAGGCGTGTACGTCAAGAAAGTGACCATCTCCACCACTATGGGTGCAGGTGTAGTTGTTGACCAGAATACTCTGGAAGCGGCTAACTAA
- the rplK gene encoding 50S ribosomal protein L11 — protein sequence MAKKIEAYIKLQVAAGAANPSPPVGPALGQKGVNIMEFCKAFNARTEKFEKGMPIPVVITVYNDRSFTFETKTPPASFLLLKAAGLKSGSSRPNTEKVGTIKRAQVQEIAETKAADMTGADVEAMMRSIEGTARSMGLVVED from the coding sequence ATGGCAAAGAAAATTGAAGCTTACATCAAGCTGCAAGTTGCAGCTGGTGCTGCTAACCCTTCCCCACCAGTAGGTCCTGCTCTGGGTCAGAAGGGCGTTAACATCATGGAATTCTGTAAAGCATTCAACGCTCGTACTGAAAAGTTCGAGAAAGGTATGCCAATTCCTGTTGTTATCACCGTATACAACGACCGTTCTTTCACTTTCGAAACCAAAACTCCTCCAGCATCATTCCTGCTGCTGAAGGCTGCTGGTCTGAAGTCCGGTTCTAGCCGTCCTAACACTGAAAAAGTGGGTACTATCAAGCGTGCACAGGTTCAGGAAATTGCTGAAACTAAAGCTGCTGATATGACTGGTGCTGACGTAGAAGCTATGATGCGTTCTATCGAAGGTACTGCGCGTTCAATGGGTTTGGTAGTAGAGGACTAA
- the nusG gene encoding transcription termination/antitermination protein NusG, translating into MTEAKEAKKRWYVVQAFSGYEGRVCKSLIEHIKMHGMEQYFGEVLVPTEEVVEMRAGQRRKSERKFFPGYVLVQMEMNDESWHLVKSIPRVMGFIGGTSDRPAPISDREADAILQRLQETTESPTHRVMFEPGEVVRVNEGPFADFNGTVEEVDYEKSRVKVSVMIFGRSTPVELDFSQVEKS; encoded by the coding sequence ATGACTGAAGCGAAAGAAGCTAAAAAAAGATGGTATGTGGTACAGGCATTCTCCGGTTACGAAGGCCGGGTCTGTAAGTCACTGATTGAACATATCAAAATGCACGGTATGGAACAGTATTTCGGTGAAGTACTGGTACCAACTGAAGAAGTTGTAGAAATGCGTGCTGGTCAACGCCGCAAGAGTGAGCGTAAATTTTTCCCTGGCTATGTACTAGTGCAGATGGAAATGAATGACGAAAGCTGGCATTTAGTTAAAAGCATTCCACGGGTAATGGGTTTTATTGGCGGTACGTCTGACCGTCCTGCGCCAATTTCCGATCGTGAAGCTGATGCTATCCTGCAGCGTCTGCAGGAAACCACTGAGTCTCCAACTCATCGAGTGATGTTTGAGCCTGGTGAAGTGGTACGCGTTAATGAAGGGCCTTTTGCCGACTTTAACGGTACCGTGGAAGAAGTGGATTATGAAAAGAGCCGCGTAAAAGTATCTGTAATGATCTTTGGTCGCTCTACTCCAGTTGAGCTGGACTTTAGTCAGGTTGAAAAAAGCTGA